A region of Channa argus isolate prfri chromosome 8, Channa argus male v1.0, whole genome shotgun sequence DNA encodes the following proteins:
- the srek1ip1 gene encoding protein SREK1IP1 has product MAIPGPNKDNIRAGCKKCGYPGHLTFECRNFVRVDPQKDIVLDVSSTSSEESEDEVPAAQHREKLGRSGQRRSGSHDDDADRKKRHKRKKSRDRKSRKRSVSASRDEETRKKKKKHSRSCSSSDEEDRRKKKKLKSHKKKSKKNKQEHGKHKKKKQKNRKQESSSSSLSSSSGESSDSN; this is encoded by the exons ATGGCTATACCAG GTCCCAATAAAGACAACATCAGAGCTGGGTGCAAGAAATGTGGATATC cGGGCCACTTGACCTTTGAGTGCCGAAACTTTGTCAGAGTTGATCCCCAGAAAGACATTGTTCTGGATGTAAGCAGCACCAGCAGTGAGGAGAGTGAAGATGAAGTACCTGCAGCTCAACACCGTGAAAAGCTGGGACGAAGTGGCCAGCGTCGTAGTG GTTCccatgatgatgatgcagacagaaaaaagagacacaaacggaagaagagcagagacagaaagtcaAGAAAGAG ATCTGTTTCAGCCTCAAGGGATGAGGAGaccagaaagaagaaaaagaaacacagcaggTCCTGCTCCTCCTCAGATGAAGAAGatagaaggaagaaaaagaaactgaaaagtcacaagaagaaaagcaaaaagaacaaacaagagCATGGGAAacataagaagaaaaaacagaagaataGGAAACAGGAgtcatcttcctcttctttatcATCCAGCTCCGGTGAATCTTCAGACAGCAACTGA
- the alpi.1 gene encoding alkaline phosphatase, intestinal, tandem duplicate 1 isoform X2 produces the protein MMLLVSILLAGCGQAALYELEKEPAFWDAQAKATLDAALKLHPRKYQAKNIILFLGDGMGVSTVSAARILRGQMEGRSGEETVLAMDTFPFVALSKTYSVDKQVADSASTATAYHCGVKANSKTVGVSANAVAYECNTTFGNEVFSVLRRAKAQGKSVGIVTTTRVQHASPAAAYAHSVSRSWYSDADLPSSARQQGCVDIAMQLVTNFDIDVILGGGRMYMTPKGTPDPEYPTSNSRKGDRKDKKNLIDIWLKAKADKKSHYVWHRKEFDEINVKTTDRLMGLFEPKDMRFEVFRNNTRDPSIVDMTEKAIKILSKNPKGFFLFVEGGRIDHGHHDGIAKLALTEAIMFDQAIQRAAELTKESDTLTVVTADHSHVFTFGGNTPRGNPIFGLAPKQADDKMPFTSILYANGPGYVHINGSRGNITMVDYYDEEYMQQAAVPLDSETHGGEDVAIYAKGPMAHLFHGVKEQNYVAHVMAYAACLEPYTNCPPHPHYHTSTGCVNTPSNVLFGLISFLWLFR, from the exons ATGATGCTGTTAGTGAGCATACTTCTCGCTGGATGTGGCCAGGCAG CACTGTATGAACTTGAGAAGGAACCAGCTTTCTGGGACGCTCAGGCAAAGGCAACACTGGATGCTGCCCTGAAACTACACCCACGAAAGTACCAGGCCAAGAACATCATCCTGTTCCTCGGTGATG GGATGGGTGTGTCCACAGTGTCGGCAGCTCGCATCCTACGGGGTCAGATGGAGGGCAGATCAGGGGAGGAGACGGTGTTGGCCATGGACACTTTCCCATTCGTGGCATTGTCAAAG ACCTACAGTGTGGACAAGCAGGTAGCAGACAGTGCTAGCACAGCTACAGCCTACCACTGTGGGGTCAAAGCCAATTCTAAGACAGTAGGAGTCAGCGCCAATGCAGTGGCCTACGAGTGTAACACCACCTTCGGAAACGAGGTCTTCTCAGTACTCCGGCGTGCGAAGGCGCAAG GAAAATCAGTTGGTATAGTGACCACCACTCGTGTCCAGCATGCCTCTCCAGCTGCTGCCTATGCCCACTCGGTCAGCCGCAGTTGGTACAGTGATGCAGATCTTCCTTCCAGCGCCCGCCAACAGGGCTGTGTTGACATTGCCATGCAACTGGTCACCAACTTTGACATTGAT GTGATTCTGGGGGGAGGGAGGATGTACATGACACCAAAAGGCACTCCAGACCCCGAGTATCCTACCTCCAACTCTCGCAAGGGGGACCGCAAAGACAAGAAGAACCTCATTGACATATGGCTAAAGGCTAAGGCT gaTAAGAAGTCGCACTATGTTTGGCACAGGAAGGAGTTTGATGAGATTAACGTTAAAACTACTGACCGGCTAATGG GGCTGTTTGAGCCAAAGGACATGAGATTTGAGGTTTTCCGGAATAACACAAGAGACCCGTCCATCGTTGATATGACAGAGAAGGCCATAAAGATACTCAGCAAGAATCCTAAAGGATTCTTCCTGTTTGTGGAAG GAGGGAGAATTGATCATGGTCATCATGACGGCATCGCCAAACTGGCCCTCACAGAAGCCATCATGTTCGACCAGGCCATTCAGCGTGCTGCAGAGCTCACAAAAGAATCTGATACACTCACTGTGGTTACTGCTGATCATTCTCATGTCTTCACCTTTGGAGGTAACACACCTCGGGGAAATCCTATCTTTG GCCTAGCACCAAAACAAGCTGATGACAAAATGCCTTTCACCAGCATCCTATACGCCAACGGCCCTGGTTATGTCCATATAAATGGAAGCAGAGGGAACATCACAATGGTGGATTACT ATGACGAGGAGTACATGCAGCAGGCTGCTGTCCCTTTAGATTCTGAGACCCATGGTGGTGAGGATGTGGCCATCTATGCCAAAGGCCCAATGGCTCACCTGTTTCACGGAGTGAAGGAGCAGAACTATGTGGCACACGTCATGGCCTACGCTGCTTGTTTGGAGCCTTACACAAACTGTCCCCCTCATCCCCACTACCACACCTCAACTGGATGTGTGAACACACCATCAAATGTCCTGTTTGGCCTTATTTCCTTCC
- the alpi.1 gene encoding alkaline phosphatase, intestinal, tandem duplicate 1 isoform X1, whose translation MHMLPTLPLIVLGPILLAVGCATMESQALYELEKEPAFWDAQAKATLDAALKLHPRKYQAKNIILFLGDGMGVSTVSAARILRGQMEGRSGEETVLAMDTFPFVALSKTYSVDKQVADSASTATAYHCGVKANSKTVGVSANAVAYECNTTFGNEVFSVLRRAKAQGKSVGIVTTTRVQHASPAAAYAHSVSRSWYSDADLPSSARQQGCVDIAMQLVTNFDIDVILGGGRMYMTPKGTPDPEYPTSNSRKGDRKDKKNLIDIWLKAKADKKSHYVWHRKEFDEINVKTTDRLMGLFEPKDMRFEVFRNNTRDPSIVDMTEKAIKILSKNPKGFFLFVEGGRIDHGHHDGIAKLALTEAIMFDQAIQRAAELTKESDTLTVVTADHSHVFTFGGNTPRGNPIFGLAPKQADDKMPFTSILYANGPGYVHINGSRGNITMVDYYDEEYMQQAAVPLDSETHGGEDVAIYAKGPMAHLFHGVKEQNYVAHVMAYAACLEPYTNCPPHPHYHTSTGCVNTPSNVLFGLISFLWLFR comes from the exons ATGCACATGCTCCCCACTCTCCCGCTCATTGTTCTGGGCCCCATCCTGCTGGCTGTGGGCTGTGCCACTATGGAGAGCCAAG CACTGTATGAACTTGAGAAGGAACCAGCTTTCTGGGACGCTCAGGCAAAGGCAACACTGGATGCTGCCCTGAAACTACACCCACGAAAGTACCAGGCCAAGAACATCATCCTGTTCCTCGGTGATG GGATGGGTGTGTCCACAGTGTCGGCAGCTCGCATCCTACGGGGTCAGATGGAGGGCAGATCAGGGGAGGAGACGGTGTTGGCCATGGACACTTTCCCATTCGTGGCATTGTCAAAG ACCTACAGTGTGGACAAGCAGGTAGCAGACAGTGCTAGCACAGCTACAGCCTACCACTGTGGGGTCAAAGCCAATTCTAAGACAGTAGGAGTCAGCGCCAATGCAGTGGCCTACGAGTGTAACACCACCTTCGGAAACGAGGTCTTCTCAGTACTCCGGCGTGCGAAGGCGCAAG GAAAATCAGTTGGTATAGTGACCACCACTCGTGTCCAGCATGCCTCTCCAGCTGCTGCCTATGCCCACTCGGTCAGCCGCAGTTGGTACAGTGATGCAGATCTTCCTTCCAGCGCCCGCCAACAGGGCTGTGTTGACATTGCCATGCAACTGGTCACCAACTTTGACATTGAT GTGATTCTGGGGGGAGGGAGGATGTACATGACACCAAAAGGCACTCCAGACCCCGAGTATCCTACCTCCAACTCTCGCAAGGGGGACCGCAAAGACAAGAAGAACCTCATTGACATATGGCTAAAGGCTAAGGCT gaTAAGAAGTCGCACTATGTTTGGCACAGGAAGGAGTTTGATGAGATTAACGTTAAAACTACTGACCGGCTAATGG GGCTGTTTGAGCCAAAGGACATGAGATTTGAGGTTTTCCGGAATAACACAAGAGACCCGTCCATCGTTGATATGACAGAGAAGGCCATAAAGATACTCAGCAAGAATCCTAAAGGATTCTTCCTGTTTGTGGAAG GAGGGAGAATTGATCATGGTCATCATGACGGCATCGCCAAACTGGCCCTCACAGAAGCCATCATGTTCGACCAGGCCATTCAGCGTGCTGCAGAGCTCACAAAAGAATCTGATACACTCACTGTGGTTACTGCTGATCATTCTCATGTCTTCACCTTTGGAGGTAACACACCTCGGGGAAATCCTATCTTTG GCCTAGCACCAAAACAAGCTGATGACAAAATGCCTTTCACCAGCATCCTATACGCCAACGGCCCTGGTTATGTCCATATAAATGGAAGCAGAGGGAACATCACAATGGTGGATTACT ATGACGAGGAGTACATGCAGCAGGCTGCTGTCCCTTTAGATTCTGAGACCCATGGTGGTGAGGATGTGGCCATCTATGCCAAAGGCCCAATGGCTCACCTGTTTCACGGAGTGAAGGAGCAGAACTATGTGGCACACGTCATGGCCTACGCTGCTTGTTTGGAGCCTTACACAAACTGTCCCCCTCATCCCCACTACCACACCTCAACTGGATGTGTGAACACACCATCAAATGTCCTGTTTGGCCTTATTTCCTTCC
- the alpi.1 gene encoding alkaline phosphatase, intestinal, tandem duplicate 1 isoform X3: MGVSTVSAARILRGQMEGRSGEETVLAMDTFPFVALSKTYSVDKQVADSASTATAYHCGVKANSKTVGVSANAVAYECNTTFGNEVFSVLRRAKAQGKSVGIVTTTRVQHASPAAAYAHSVSRSWYSDADLPSSARQQGCVDIAMQLVTNFDIDVILGGGRMYMTPKGTPDPEYPTSNSRKGDRKDKKNLIDIWLKAKADKKSHYVWHRKEFDEINVKTTDRLMGLFEPKDMRFEVFRNNTRDPSIVDMTEKAIKILSKNPKGFFLFVEGGRIDHGHHDGIAKLALTEAIMFDQAIQRAAELTKESDTLTVVTADHSHVFTFGGNTPRGNPIFGLAPKQADDKMPFTSILYANGPGYVHINGSRGNITMVDYYDEEYMQQAAVPLDSETHGGEDVAIYAKGPMAHLFHGVKEQNYVAHVMAYAACLEPYTNCPPHPHYHTSTGCVNTPSNVLFGLISFLWLFR; encoded by the exons ATGGGTGTGTCCACAGTGTCGGCAGCTCGCATCCTACGGGGTCAGATGGAGGGCAGATCAGGGGAGGAGACGGTGTTGGCCATGGACACTTTCCCATTCGTGGCATTGTCAAAG ACCTACAGTGTGGACAAGCAGGTAGCAGACAGTGCTAGCACAGCTACAGCCTACCACTGTGGGGTCAAAGCCAATTCTAAGACAGTAGGAGTCAGCGCCAATGCAGTGGCCTACGAGTGTAACACCACCTTCGGAAACGAGGTCTTCTCAGTACTCCGGCGTGCGAAGGCGCAAG GAAAATCAGTTGGTATAGTGACCACCACTCGTGTCCAGCATGCCTCTCCAGCTGCTGCCTATGCCCACTCGGTCAGCCGCAGTTGGTACAGTGATGCAGATCTTCCTTCCAGCGCCCGCCAACAGGGCTGTGTTGACATTGCCATGCAACTGGTCACCAACTTTGACATTGAT GTGATTCTGGGGGGAGGGAGGATGTACATGACACCAAAAGGCACTCCAGACCCCGAGTATCCTACCTCCAACTCTCGCAAGGGGGACCGCAAAGACAAGAAGAACCTCATTGACATATGGCTAAAGGCTAAGGCT gaTAAGAAGTCGCACTATGTTTGGCACAGGAAGGAGTTTGATGAGATTAACGTTAAAACTACTGACCGGCTAATGG GGCTGTTTGAGCCAAAGGACATGAGATTTGAGGTTTTCCGGAATAACACAAGAGACCCGTCCATCGTTGATATGACAGAGAAGGCCATAAAGATACTCAGCAAGAATCCTAAAGGATTCTTCCTGTTTGTGGAAG GAGGGAGAATTGATCATGGTCATCATGACGGCATCGCCAAACTGGCCCTCACAGAAGCCATCATGTTCGACCAGGCCATTCAGCGTGCTGCAGAGCTCACAAAAGAATCTGATACACTCACTGTGGTTACTGCTGATCATTCTCATGTCTTCACCTTTGGAGGTAACACACCTCGGGGAAATCCTATCTTTG GCCTAGCACCAAAACAAGCTGATGACAAAATGCCTTTCACCAGCATCCTATACGCCAACGGCCCTGGTTATGTCCATATAAATGGAAGCAGAGGGAACATCACAATGGTGGATTACT ATGACGAGGAGTACATGCAGCAGGCTGCTGTCCCTTTAGATTCTGAGACCCATGGTGGTGAGGATGTGGCCATCTATGCCAAAGGCCCAATGGCTCACCTGTTTCACGGAGTGAAGGAGCAGAACTATGTGGCACACGTCATGGCCTACGCTGCTTGTTTGGAGCCTTACACAAACTGTCCCCCTCATCCCCACTACCACACCTCAACTGGATGTGTGAACACACCATCAAATGTCCTGTTTGGCCTTATTTCCTTCC